In the Corynebacterium kroppenstedtii genome, one interval contains:
- a CDS encoding SGNH/GDSL hydrolase family protein, translated as MTRLKTRVKVIAATAIVSAAAAVGAVATSGNFEAKADDGNYVSFGDSIPSNPTQIQLSAQANDQLRSQLNIPEVAPGHCALGKDNFPNRIGHDTGIETNNYACAASPAAAEHPHNFRAQVDAALHEGKLNNKTRLVSVFFGFNDVYQNANLPFEEHKALFVNTMADQINRVRQAAPNARIVVGGYPDLTDGNNNICPTNLFGVAGHVYGGGWAPVQDFVRDWQRSAAEKAGVPYLDMMAEINAANNNNGCTDNPHRLSASLVDDQEHNLWGHLTADGNQFYADKVRSYMA; from the coding sequence GTGACTAGACTCAAAACCCGCGTTAAAGTGATCGCTGCCACTGCGATAGTGTCCGCCGCTGCAGCAGTCGGAGCCGTCGCAACTTCGGGCAACTTTGAGGCAAAAGCTGATGATGGAAATTACGTCAGCTTTGGTGATTCAATCCCATCAAACCCAACACAGATTCAGCTTTCCGCACAAGCTAACGACCAGCTTAGATCCCAACTGAATATTCCTGAGGTTGCACCCGGCCACTGTGCCCTGGGTAAAGATAACTTCCCGAATCGCATCGGCCACGACACTGGTATTGAGACAAACAATTATGCATGTGCCGCTTCTCCAGCTGCGGCCGAGCATCCGCATAACTTCCGGGCGCAGGTAGACGCAGCTCTTCATGAAGGTAAATTGAATAATAAAACGCGGTTAGTCAGCGTTTTCTTTGGGTTCAATGATGTGTATCAGAACGCCAACTTGCCTTTCGAAGAGCACAAAGCGTTGTTCGTGAATACCATGGCTGATCAGATTAATCGGGTTCGTCAAGCGGCTCCCAACGCCAGAATCGTGGTTGGCGGATACCCTGATCTGACCGACGGAAATAACAACATCTGTCCTACTAATCTCTTTGGGGTTGCAGGCCATGTCTATGGCGGGGGTTGGGCACCCGTGCAGGACTTCGTCCGTGACTGGCAGCGGTCAGCTGCAGAAAAGGCCGGCGTCCCATACCTTGACATGATGGCCGAAATCAATGCGGCGAATAATAACAATGGTTGCACCGATAATCCCCACCGCTTGTCGGCTTCCCTAGTGGATGATCAGGAGCACAACCTATGGGGACACCTGACGGCAGATGGTAACCAGTTCTATGCGGACAAAGTTCGTAGCTACATGGCCTAA
- a CDS encoding bifunctional cytochrome P450/NADPH--P450 reductase yields MNTQVPGPRPLPGIGTLYAINPAKVVESAQKLAHEYGGIYVHHLPNKPPLYVITSFELANELADESRFQKDIHDALAEIRAFAGNGLFTADQDDPEWERAHRILMPAFTPVALKGMYEGMADIADQLMYKWSRTRGDARVDLPSDFTRLTLDTIALTSFSYRFNSFYSEKLHPFIGAMADGLDESGKRAHLPDFAKKMNVLADRRFHNDVTVMEDLVDFLIAERKQNPSPEGEEDVLDLMLSAKDPSSGKGLSDRNLRYQLITFLIAGHETTSGLLSFTLYELLKNPDVMARAREVVDNVLDGRFPEYDDIKDLGYLDQILRETLRKYPPAPGYAVTPLEPTVLGKGSKVLPEGVRVEPGDVLFIELSLLHRDPSVWPDPEKFDPDRFSSERATEIPHNAWKPFGNGQRSCIGRFFALQEATLALALALQHFEFEFEDPNYQLHFLDGLTRKPKDFFVHIKPRKGRPYLGMAGTSKKHQDETAENSNLGQSLQQKEPNGYGLTILYGSNAGTSKNFARQLATFGQAQGFDVAFKELNEVVGQKLPTDQPVLICTASYEGLPTDNARKFVNWLTSTVDADLSGVKYAVLGVGNSEWANTFQRIPTLIDEQLEALGAERILDRGVADVRSDYAGAFEDWSQELWDRISTLTGVDLDAGEIGDQVSVSMISGDRNTVLRDEPENGFVNAVIEENQVLSTEADGPINHKRKIAIRLPEGTEYKTGDYLEFVPRNPAEQVERVLSKFDLSADQQVRLAGRSSFLPLDVPVTVSELIGGYVELNTPASVRQVRELASECVCPPEKAKLEELADDKNYQREIQDKRRSVLDLLTEFKSIDTTFEAFLGMLQPMKPRKYSISSSALRDPQLAELTISQIDAPAWSGFGRYRGVATTWLANKPVGSRISVSVTPGNTHFRPEKLIERPMIMVAAGTGIAPMRAFLEENVVRAKNSDDQLSRSLFFYGCHGASSDYLYKDELMKWEESGAVDVREAFSRHPESMGTENIEVKHVQDRLWVDRDDVIELLEQGARIYVCGDAEHLAPAVRATVTKIIADKDGLDVTTAQEKVESMEREDFTYVCDVFS; encoded by the coding sequence ATGAATACCCAGGTTCCCGGACCGCGACCGTTACCCGGCATTGGGACCTTGTACGCGATAAATCCAGCCAAAGTGGTTGAATCCGCGCAGAAGTTGGCTCACGAATATGGTGGCATTTATGTTCACCACCTGCCGAATAAACCACCGCTATATGTGATTACTTCCTTCGAGCTGGCTAATGAGTTGGCTGATGAATCTAGATTTCAAAAAGATATTCATGACGCCTTGGCTGAGATTCGGGCTTTCGCTGGAAATGGTCTCTTTACCGCCGATCAGGACGATCCTGAGTGGGAACGTGCTCACAGGATTCTGATGCCGGCTTTTACCCCCGTTGCTTTAAAGGGCATGTATGAGGGAATGGCGGATATAGCTGACCAGTTAATGTATAAGTGGTCGCGGACCCGTGGTGATGCCAGGGTTGATCTACCTAGCGACTTTACGCGCCTGACGTTGGATACAATCGCGCTAACATCGTTTAGTTACCGCTTCAATTCGTTCTATTCTGAAAAGCTTCATCCTTTCATTGGCGCCATGGCGGATGGTCTTGATGAGTCGGGGAAGCGCGCGCACCTGCCGGACTTTGCGAAGAAGATGAATGTCCTCGCTGATCGTCGCTTTCATAACGATGTCACGGTGATGGAGGACCTCGTTGACTTCCTTATCGCCGAGCGCAAACAAAACCCCTCTCCGGAAGGTGAAGAGGACGTGTTGGATCTTATGCTGTCGGCAAAAGATCCTTCGTCAGGAAAGGGGCTTAGTGATCGGAATCTCCGTTACCAGTTAATTACCTTTTTGATCGCTGGCCATGAGACTACGTCAGGACTTCTAAGCTTCACCCTTTATGAGCTTTTGAAAAATCCTGATGTTATGGCAAGAGCTCGTGAAGTCGTTGATAACGTCCTAGATGGCCGGTTCCCTGAGTATGACGATATTAAAGATCTGGGCTACCTTGACCAAATATTGCGCGAAACGCTACGGAAGTATCCACCAGCGCCTGGGTATGCCGTAACGCCTCTTGAACCCACCGTCCTAGGAAAAGGGTCCAAAGTGTTACCGGAGGGCGTTCGAGTTGAACCCGGTGATGTTCTATTTATAGAACTCAGCCTGTTGCACCGTGACCCAAGTGTCTGGCCAGACCCTGAAAAATTCGATCCAGACCGTTTCAGCAGCGAACGTGCAACGGAAATCCCGCATAATGCCTGGAAACCATTTGGGAACGGACAGCGTTCATGTATCGGCCGCTTCTTCGCCCTCCAGGAAGCTACTTTAGCGTTGGCCCTGGCACTCCAGCATTTCGAATTCGAGTTTGAAGACCCAAATTATCAACTTCATTTCCTTGATGGTCTGACCCGTAAGCCCAAAGACTTCTTTGTACATATCAAGCCGAGGAAGGGACGGCCTTATCTCGGTATGGCCGGTACTTCGAAGAAGCACCAGGATGAGACGGCGGAAAACAGCAATCTTGGGCAGAGCCTTCAGCAGAAAGAGCCAAATGGCTACGGTCTAACCATTTTGTATGGGTCTAATGCTGGGACGAGTAAAAACTTTGCGCGACAGCTAGCCACCTTCGGCCAGGCACAAGGTTTCGACGTAGCTTTTAAGGAGCTAAATGAAGTAGTGGGGCAAAAGCTTCCTACTGATCAGCCAGTTTTAATCTGTACAGCTTCATATGAGGGGCTTCCCACCGATAACGCCCGAAAGTTCGTAAATTGGCTCACTTCCACGGTTGATGCGGATCTTTCCGGCGTCAAATACGCAGTTCTTGGTGTTGGCAACAGTGAATGGGCAAATACATTCCAACGGATCCCAACCTTGATCGATGAACAGCTAGAAGCCTTGGGTGCAGAAAGAATTCTGGACCGCGGTGTGGCTGACGTCCGGTCGGATTATGCTGGTGCCTTCGAAGACTGGTCCCAAGAGCTATGGGATCGGATCTCCACTTTGACCGGAGTCGACCTGGATGCAGGTGAGATTGGTGACCAGGTTTCTGTCTCTATGATTTCTGGAGACAGGAATACCGTGCTTCGTGATGAACCTGAAAATGGTTTTGTTAACGCTGTTATAGAAGAAAACCAGGTTTTAAGCACTGAAGCTGATGGCCCAATTAACCACAAGCGGAAGATAGCAATTCGCCTGCCTGAGGGGACGGAGTACAAGACCGGTGACTACCTCGAGTTCGTGCCAAGAAATCCGGCCGAACAGGTAGAGCGAGTGCTATCCAAATTCGATCTGTCCGCCGACCAACAAGTTCGCTTAGCCGGAAGGTCAAGTTTTCTTCCGCTCGATGTCCCCGTCACGGTGAGTGAGCTAATTGGGGGCTATGTCGAACTCAACACGCCAGCCTCTGTTCGTCAAGTTCGCGAATTGGCTAGCGAATGCGTATGCCCTCCTGAAAAAGCGAAGTTAGAAGAACTAGCTGACGACAAGAACTATCAACGGGAGATTCAAGACAAACGCCGATCGGTTTTAGACTTGCTAACCGAGTTTAAATCGATCGACACAACATTCGAGGCTTTTCTCGGTATGTTGCAGCCCATGAAACCACGGAAGTATTCCATCTCGTCTTCGGCCCTCAGGGACCCGCAGTTGGCAGAACTTACTATTTCCCAAATTGATGCACCAGCATGGTCAGGTTTTGGAAGGTATAGAGGGGTTGCTACCACGTGGCTGGCCAATAAACCGGTAGGTTCCCGGATCTCGGTATCTGTAACGCCGGGTAATACGCACTTCCGTCCTGAAAAGTTGATCGAGCGACCAATGATAATGGTTGCAGCCGGTACCGGGATTGCTCCCATGCGTGCTTTTCTTGAAGAAAATGTCGTCCGCGCGAAGAACAGTGATGACCAATTGAGTCGGAGCCTGTTTTTCTATGGCTGCCACGGCGCATCCTCGGACTACCTGTATAAAGACGAACTCATGAAGTGGGAAGAAAGTGGTGCCGTCGATGTACGCGAAGCCTTTTCGCGTCACCCGGAGTCAATGGGAACCGAGAATATCGAGGTTAAGCATGTTCAGGACAGGTTGTGGGTAGACCGTGATGATGTAATTGAACTACTTGAGCAAGGGGCACGAATCTATGTGTGTGGTGATGCCGAACACCTCGCCCCGGCCGTAAGAGCGACAGTAACGAAGATTATTGCAGATAAAGACGGTTTAGATGTCACCACTGCCCAGGAAAAGGTTGAATCGATGGAACGTGAAGACTTCACATACGTTTGTGACGTTTTCAGCTAA
- a CDS encoding AMP-binding protein — MADYTLHPETDLHVSKKQLVQQFLFFLKQVKRTDVFELGGIRGIRENAKFLKRWGALEAGNLAISARKDPDRTALIDDKGQFTYKELYDETLRLAHGFQDNGVVAGQNVAVLALNGRDVLLPLFARQMVGYHIFMINANSSGQQIEKVLEFHEITTIIVDSNFYGRLTEKTKATVQVIIGYEEDGFSAADEGLKTLQDIIDGASVPETAYRFGEDNLPKNPPRSVHVVMTSGTTGMPKGVVRRMLRSPQGVAPALAAYPLHRNMRLLLTSVLFHFYGWGMLVLCLLTTSTIITQRKFDPERVIKEIDKYDIDSWASAASRLRETCAYLDNAGIERVNGLDFIISSGSPLMPYEVEEVNSKFGRILVNGYGSTETSILAGSSAEELGNDPTLTGTVYPGVRVEIRDEDGNSVPEGETGEVCASTYDMFAGYTDPKIKMRTVDGMLRMGDKGYFKDGKLYVLGRADDLVITQYGEKIFPSEIEDLLVRDDRIGDVHVHGVKDPKYGQALVAYVIRSEGVAPSDLTADDIRATTKAHLSEAHVPRDVFFVDSFPRNPMGKVIRHELPDHSTAPES, encoded by the coding sequence ATGGCCGACTACACCCTGCATCCCGAGACTGATCTGCATGTGTCAAAAAAGCAGTTAGTTCAGCAGTTTTTGTTTTTCCTAAAACAGGTGAAGCGTACTGACGTTTTCGAATTAGGTGGCATAAGAGGAATACGCGAAAACGCGAAGTTCCTAAAGCGCTGGGGTGCCCTAGAAGCAGGAAATCTTGCGATAAGCGCCCGCAAGGATCCCGACCGAACGGCACTCATCGACGATAAAGGTCAGTTCACGTACAAGGAGCTTTACGACGAAACTCTAAGGTTGGCACATGGTTTCCAGGATAATGGCGTCGTTGCGGGACAGAATGTAGCAGTACTGGCTTTAAATGGACGGGATGTCCTTCTCCCCCTATTTGCACGGCAAATGGTCGGATATCATATTTTCATGATCAACGCGAATAGCTCGGGGCAGCAAATCGAAAAAGTTCTTGAGTTTCACGAGATCACGACAATTATTGTTGATAGTAATTTCTACGGACGCCTCACAGAGAAAACTAAAGCCACGGTCCAAGTGATTATTGGATATGAAGAAGACGGCTTTAGCGCTGCCGATGAGGGTCTGAAAACGTTACAAGATATCATCGACGGCGCTTCGGTCCCAGAAACAGCTTATCGCTTTGGGGAAGACAATCTTCCCAAGAATCCTCCGAGGTCAGTTCACGTGGTGATGACGTCGGGAACTACCGGTATGCCCAAGGGCGTGGTGCGACGGATGCTCAGGTCACCCCAAGGGGTTGCTCCTGCATTGGCTGCATATCCCCTACACCGCAACATGCGTCTCCTTCTTACCTCCGTATTGTTCCACTTTTACGGCTGGGGAATGCTCGTGCTTTGCTTGCTAACGACGTCCACGATCATTACCCAGCGGAAATTTGATCCGGAAAGAGTTATCAAGGAAATCGATAAGTACGACATTGACAGCTGGGCTAGTGCAGCCTCAAGGCTGAGGGAAACGTGTGCTTACCTTGACAACGCTGGAATTGAGCGAGTCAACGGTCTCGACTTCATAATTTCCTCCGGTAGCCCCTTAATGCCGTATGAGGTCGAAGAGGTTAATTCTAAGTTCGGACGTATCCTCGTTAACGGCTACGGAAGCACTGAAACCTCTATTCTGGCGGGATCGAGCGCTGAAGAGCTAGGAAACGATCCCACGTTGACAGGGACCGTTTACCCCGGGGTTCGTGTTGAGATTCGTGATGAAGATGGTAATTCGGTCCCGGAGGGGGAAACTGGTGAGGTTTGTGCTTCAACGTATGACATGTTCGCAGGATATACAGACCCGAAAATTAAGATGAGAACAGTTGACGGCATGTTGCGAATGGGGGACAAGGGTTACTTTAAGGACGGTAAGCTCTATGTGCTTGGCCGCGCCGATGATTTGGTAATTACTCAGTATGGCGAGAAGATTTTCCCATCTGAAATTGAAGATCTCCTCGTTCGAGATGATCGGATTGGTGACGTACACGTACACGGGGTCAAGGATCCGAAGTATGGGCAGGCTCTCGTGGCTTACGTGATTCGAAGTGAGGGCGTAGCGCCAAGCGATTTAACTGCAGACGATATTCGCGCTACCACGAAGGCTCATCTCTCCGAGGCTCATGTTCCGAGGGACGTGTTTTTCGTTGATAGTTTTCCGAGAAATCCCATGGGTAAAGTTATCCGACACGAGCTGCCTGATCACTCGACGGCTCCAGAATCTTAA
- a CDS encoding AMP-binding protein, whose protein sequence is MNTKSYTFETRVPRVLSKKEIFKQLALLLKRSCQKEFVKFNGWADLRKDLKNLKRWGGLEGFIISRGARQVPSRPALIDDDGTLTYKELYDAAYKLAQALHSRGLGDGANVAVMALNGRGSILPLCARQMAGYNIFMINANASAPQIEQYLDFHQVDALIVDEEFIPLLTDKSRDRTVFIAHRDKTSSSKSGASDTYVSINQLIHTAPADYELPEKPYKGMHVVMTSGTTGTPKGVVRRPLNSPQGFASVADAMPLERGMTVLLTAVLFHAYGWAYMGFAFFTQSTVIARRHFSGSQVIHDFKKYDVTMWVTAATRIREVIGYMDEQDIDRYDGLKIITSSGSPLIPYEIKRANEKFGPVLYSMYGSSETSAVAVAPANELVKDPELTGKIYPGCIVKIFDDEGNELPEGEEGLVAISCFDLFAGYTDPNISIPSIKGYWPMGDRGVVRDGKLYVHGRADDLVITQYGEKIYPIELEESIMQMPGVQDVTVLAADDKTTGQALRAYVIRDTGSERPYADEVRKWVEEHLSKAHVPRDVVFVKNFTRGPAGKVIKRELPHYGEEYSD, encoded by the coding sequence ATGAATACTAAATCCTATACCTTCGAAACGCGGGTTCCTCGGGTACTTTCCAAGAAGGAAATCTTCAAGCAGCTTGCCCTGCTCCTCAAGCGGTCTTGCCAAAAAGAGTTTGTTAAGTTCAATGGTTGGGCTGACCTCCGAAAGGATCTAAAGAATCTTAAGCGTTGGGGCGGGTTAGAGGGCTTTATAATTTCCCGAGGAGCTCGGCAAGTTCCTAGCCGTCCGGCTCTGATCGATGACGATGGCACACTGACATATAAAGAGCTATACGATGCTGCGTATAAGTTAGCTCAGGCTCTGCACTCTCGTGGCTTGGGTGACGGCGCCAACGTTGCGGTTATGGCCCTTAATGGTCGTGGTTCGATTCTTCCACTCTGCGCACGTCAGATGGCTGGCTACAATATTTTCATGATCAACGCGAACGCGTCGGCACCTCAAATCGAGCAGTACCTCGACTTCCACCAGGTAGACGCCCTCATCGTGGACGAAGAATTCATTCCGCTGCTGACAGATAAGTCCCGGGACCGCACTGTCTTTATAGCCCATCGTGATAAAACGTCGTCGAGCAAGAGTGGTGCGAGCGACACCTACGTATCGATTAACCAGCTTATCCACACCGCTCCCGCCGATTACGAGCTGCCTGAAAAGCCTTATAAAGGGATGCATGTGGTGATGACGTCGGGAACCACCGGCACGCCCAAGGGCGTGGTGCGTCGGCCATTGAATTCACCCCAGGGTTTCGCATCGGTCGCAGATGCTATGCCATTAGAACGTGGTATGACCGTTCTCTTAACGGCGGTCCTATTCCACGCCTATGGCTGGGCATACATGGGGTTTGCCTTTTTCACCCAGTCCACTGTCATAGCCCGCAGACATTTTTCCGGAAGCCAGGTTATTCACGACTTCAAAAAGTATGACGTCACGATGTGGGTGACGGCGGCAACGCGCATCCGCGAAGTCATTGGTTACATGGATGAACAGGACATAGACCGGTATGACGGCCTCAAAATCATTACGAGCTCCGGCAGTCCCCTCATTCCTTATGAAATCAAGCGGGCCAATGAAAAATTCGGCCCCGTCCTGTACTCGATGTATGGCAGCAGTGAAACATCTGCCGTTGCCGTCGCGCCAGCAAATGAATTGGTGAAAGACCCGGAGCTGACAGGAAAAATTTACCCCGGATGCATCGTCAAAATCTTCGATGATGAAGGAAATGAGCTTCCAGAAGGGGAAGAAGGCCTCGTCGCCATTTCCTGCTTCGACCTTTTCGCTGGTTACACAGACCCCAATATCTCTATTCCCTCAATTAAAGGTTATTGGCCAATGGGGGATCGCGGGGTCGTTCGCGATGGAAAGCTGTATGTGCACGGTCGCGCGGATGACCTTGTGATTACTCAGTATGGGGAGAAGATATACCCCATCGAGCTTGAAGAAAGCATTATGCAAATGCCAGGAGTGCAGGATGTCACCGTACTAGCCGCTGACGACAAAACAACCGGCCAAGCGCTTCGCGCCTACGTCATCCGCGATACTGGATCAGAACGGCCATATGCTGACGAAGTGAGAAAATGGGTGGAAGAACACCTCTCCAAGGCGCATGTTCCTCGAGATGTCGTCTTCGTGAAAAACTTCACCCGTGGACCAGCTGGAAAAGTTATTAAACGCGAGCTACCACACTACGGGGAAGAATATAGCGATTAA
- a CDS encoding AMP-binding protein: MSNFTLTPRINHGAPAKVKLQQFGYFLRILKDLEVLEPVGPGDIAAAAKSFYRWGALETTMLSMAARMNPDRLGLVDDDGELTYAEFWECTNRLALGLQARGVKAGTNVAVLARNGRAAILPLTCRHMLGFNIFMINANTSAKQLEHVLAFNHIDVFILDDEFLPMLADDATDKYDIILGHVDNSDNAERYETMDDIIRQARVTDSLPLRPKRGFHVVMTSGTTGMPKGVIRGAFKSPQGAAPLVSGIPWKRGLTVILTSVLFHDYGWANLVLSLFTQSTIIARRGFSPEETLRDIQHYNATAMCSAASWLRSIVSYMDNEGIDHVDGLRFIVSAGSPLAAHEIEKTNEKFGGLEGGPEAQPVLCNLYGSSESGPIAVARPEELAADTALSGRIYPGEIVDIRDEDGNPVPEGEIGLIWVAVYDLFAGYTDQDIDIPTINGAICMHDRGYITDGNMLHVLGRGDDLIITQYAEKIFPIEIENALVSHSRIHDSYVHGVADDQYGQAIRAYIIREQGTDPITADEVREHVVNELSEGHRPRDVFFVDEFPRNPMGKVIRKKLPGHSTVE; this comes from the coding sequence TTGTCAAATTTTACGCTTACTCCACGGATCAACCACGGAGCACCTGCTAAGGTCAAACTTCAGCAGTTTGGCTACTTTTTGCGTATTCTCAAGGACCTCGAGGTCCTCGAGCCCGTGGGGCCTGGCGACATCGCCGCCGCAGCGAAAAGCTTCTACCGCTGGGGAGCACTGGAAACGACCATGCTATCCATGGCTGCCCGGATGAATCCGGACCGATTAGGGCTCGTCGACGATGACGGCGAGCTCACTTACGCCGAATTTTGGGAGTGCACCAACCGCCTCGCCCTTGGCCTGCAGGCTCGCGGAGTCAAGGCCGGCACCAACGTCGCTGTTTTAGCCCGCAATGGTAGGGCAGCCATACTCCCCCTTACGTGCCGCCACATGCTGGGCTTCAACATCTTTATGATCAACGCGAACACGTCGGCAAAACAGCTCGAGCACGTCCTGGCATTCAACCACATTGACGTCTTCATCCTGGACGATGAATTCCTCCCCATGCTCGCAGATGATGCCACAGATAAATATGACATCATCCTCGGCCACGTCGATAACTCCGACAACGCTGAACGTTATGAGACCATGGATGACATCATCAGGCAGGCCCGAGTAACAGACTCGCTACCCTTAAGACCGAAACGTGGCTTCCACGTTGTTATGACGTCGGGAACCACCGGAATGCCGAAGGGCGTGATCCGTGGGGCCTTCAAGTCGCCGCAAGGGGCGGCACCATTAGTCTCAGGGATTCCCTGGAAGCGGGGCCTCACTGTCATCCTCACCAGTGTTCTCTTCCACGACTATGGATGGGCCAACCTCGTCTTATCCTTATTTACGCAATCCACCATCATTGCTCGACGGGGCTTCTCTCCGGAAGAAACACTGCGCGACATCCAGCACTACAACGCCACGGCGATGTGCTCGGCTGCATCGTGGCTCCGTTCCATCGTCTCCTATATGGATAACGAAGGAATTGACCACGTTGACGGACTTCGTTTCATCGTCTCAGCAGGTAGCCCCTTGGCTGCGCATGAAATCGAAAAAACCAACGAAAAATTCGGCGGCCTAGAAGGTGGCCCAGAAGCCCAACCCGTCCTGTGCAACCTCTACGGAAGCTCAGAATCCGGCCCGATCGCCGTCGCACGGCCCGAAGAACTCGCCGCGGACACCGCACTCAGTGGCCGCATCTACCCCGGCGAAATCGTCGACATCCGCGACGAGGACGGCAACCCGGTACCTGAAGGCGAAATTGGCCTTATCTGGGTTGCTGTGTACGACCTCTTCGCTGGGTACACCGACCAAGACATCGACATCCCCACCATCAACGGTGCGATCTGCATGCACGACCGCGGGTACATCACCGATGGCAACATGCTCCACGTGCTCGGCCGTGGGGATGACCTCATCATTACCCAATACGCCGAAAAAATCTTCCCCATCGAGATTGAAAACGCCCTTGTTTCGCACTCGCGGATCCACGACTCCTATGTCCACGGCGTCGCGGACGACCAGTATGGTCAGGCCATTCGCGCCTACATCATCAGAGAACAAGGCACCGACCCGATCACCGCAGACGAAGTCCGCGAGCACGTTGTCAATGAACTCTCCGAGGGGCACCGCCCCCGGGACGTCTTCTTCGTTGACGAATTCCCCCGCAACCCCATGGGCAAAGTCATCCGCAAGAAACTCCCCGGGCACTCCACCGTCGAGTAA